A window of the Phaseolus vulgaris cultivar G19833 chromosome 5, P. vulgaris v2.0, whole genome shotgun sequence genome harbors these coding sequences:
- the LOC137835727 gene encoding protein S40-4-like, producing MATNIRRASYRFLPAVDRDPLSDSAFEFDESDLYNSANANSPEFCKSIRTSRFHSNSSSTVGRVAASGSLPVNVPDWSKILGNEYGQNRRRNCDYEEAQSDEEEGGGRVPPHEFLAKTRIASLSVHEGVGRTLKGRDLSRVRNAIWAKTGFQD from the coding sequence ATGGCCACCAACATTCGTAGAGCTAGTTATCGCTTTCTTCCTGCTGTAGACAGAGATCCACTCTCCGATTCCGCCTTTGAATTCGATGAATCTGATCTCTACAACTCCGCAAACGCTAACTCTCCCGAATTCTGTAAATCTATACGCACCTCGAGATTCCACAGTAACTCCTCTTCTACCGTCGGCCGTGTTGCTGCTTCGGGATCTCTGCCGGTGAACGTGCCGGACTGGTCTAAGATACTTGGCAACGAGTACGGACAGAATCGGAGGAGGAACTGTGACTATGAAGAAGCGCAAAGCGACGAGGAGGAAGGAGGAGGGAGAGTGCCTCCGCACGAGTTTCTGGCGAAGACGAGAATCGCTTCCTTGTCAGTGCATGAAGGAGTTGGGAGAACGCTCAAAGGACGCGATCTTAGTAGAGTTCGAAACGCGATTTGGGCGAAAACGGGATTCCAGGATTAG